A stretch of the Diprion similis isolate iyDipSimi1 chromosome 14, iyDipSimi1.1, whole genome shotgun sequence genome encodes the following:
- the LOC124414436 gene encoding uncharacterized protein LOC124414436 → MEEEILSIQTPVAFDESIAHQEIHAHKPYASSTFNNSDEIRITVQHQDLCILPSKSSLHISGKLVKSDGSPAAVTTLVNNAICHLFEDVRYELNAVEIDKCKNVGLTSLLKGFASLNPGQSSLMENAGWLDVRETKKLTDADGNFDVVIPLSMILGFAEDYRKIIVNAKHELILTRSKSDSNAIVQNQDEDFRVVIDQVEWLVPYVKLSEQRKIALLNFIEKDTPVSMSFRSWEMYEYPLLPATTKHVWTVKTSTHLEKPRFVILGFQTNRKNKADKNASHFDHCNITDVKLFLNSDYYPYGNLNLDMSHNRFALLYEMYANFQATYYGKEPEPLLTKREFLQYEPLIFIDCSKQNEALKSGPVDIRIEFEAKNNFPTVLFTMEFIVDVQGFNRPGPGFTPKELAVISVNEETNPSIFLFQPPYDWNSLLAPFKSENLWLSRNYHGLSWEGGDVPLEKLNFTVECVSLRDASTVYVKGLEKKI, encoded by the exons ATGGAGGAGGAAATCTTGAGCATTCAAACACCCGTCGCCTTCGATGAGTCGATCGCTCACCAAGAAATACATGCACACAAGCCGTATGCGTCATCAACTTTTAACAACAGCGACGAGATTCGCATCACCGTTCAGCATCAggatttatgcatattaccAAGCAAGAGTTCGCTGCATATCTCGGGAAAATTGGTCAAATCAGATGGCAGTCCAGCAGCGGTTACAACCCTGGTCAACAATGCCATCTGCCATCTGTTCGAAGACGTACGGTACGAGCTAAACGCTGTAGAGATTGACAAATGCAAAAACGTTGGTCTAACCAGTCTGCTGAAGGGTTTCGCCTCGCTCAACCCTGGTCAGAGTTCGCTCATGGAAAACGCTGGATGGCTCGATgttcgagaaacgaaaaaattaactgacgCCGATGGTAACTTTGATGTGGTTATTCCCTTGAGCATGATATTGGGCTTTGCCGAAGACTATCGCAAGATCATCGTCAACGCGAAGCATGAGCTGATTCTTACAAGGTCAAAGAGCGATTCAAATGCCATTGTTCAAAATCAAGACGAAGACTTTCGAGTCGTGATCGATCAAGTGGAATGGTTAGTACCGTACGTGAAGCTTTCGGAACAACGAAAAATTGCTCTGTTgaatttcatcgagaaagaTACACCTGTCTCCATGAGCTTCCGCAGTTGGGAGATGTACGAATATCCTCTGCTACCGGCAACCACGAAACACGTGTGGACTGTAAAAACGTCCACTCATTTGGAGAAACCGCGATTCGttattctcggttttcaaacgAATCGGAAAAACAAAGCCGACAAAAATGCCAGCCATTTTGATCACTGTAACATCACCGACGTCAAGCTCTTCTTGAATTCCGATTATTATCCGTACGGTAACCTGAACCTGGACATGAGTCATAATCGCTTCGCACTGCTGTACGAGATGTATGCCAACTTCCAGGCTACGTACTACGGCAAGGAACCCGAACCTTTGTTGACTAAGAGGGAATTTCTACAGTACGAACCTCTGATATTCAtcgactgttcgaaacaaaacgaGGCTCTGAAATCTGGACCGGTTGACATTCGTATTGAATTTGAGGCTAAAAATAACTTTCCCACTG TCTTATTCACGATGGAGTTCATAGTTGACGTGCAAGGATTCAACAGACCAGGCCCTGGTTTTACGCCAAAAGAGTTGGCAGTTATATCAGTCAACGAAGAAACTAAcccgtcaatttttctcttccaaccgCCGTACGATTGGAATTCTTTACTCGCTCCGTTTAAGAGCGAAAATTTGTGGCTGTCACGGAATTATCACGGGTTATCCTGGGAAGGCGGTGACGTACCTTTAGAGAAGCTTAATTTCACCGTCGAATGCGTGTCGCTGCGTGACGCGTCAACGGTTTACGTAAAAGGATTGGAGAAGAAGATTTAG
- the LOC124414702 gene encoding uncharacterized protein LOC124414702: protein MTAESEEKVETQIESHDLPYKLLHMARVLEKLVTIKNKPMLILKQLFMKDLPVDQSKKGYPVMIKLQVRDNISEDESVLLTKRQCIEESAENTLESHDVDDHPVQFSLVSPRLHSDSSRK from the coding sequence ATGACTGCGGAATCCGAAGAAAAGGTAGAAACTCAAATTGAATCACATGATTTGCCATATAAATTGTTGCATATGGCAAGGGTACTTGAAAAGTTAGTCACCATTAAGAATAAACCAATGCTTATACTGAAGCAACTTTTTATGAAAGACTTGCCTGTTGACCAGTCAAAGAAAGGATATCCGGTAATGATTAAATTGCAAGTACGTGACAATATATCGGAAGATGAAAGTGTGCTTTTAACAAAACGACAATGTATCGAAGAAAGTGCTGAAAATACATTGGAGAGCCATGATGTAGATGATCACCCAGTTCAGTTCAGTTTAGTTTCACCCAGACTCCATTCCGATTCTTCAAGAAAATGA
- the LOC124414437 gene encoding uncharacterized protein LOC124414437: MQEIRKEKEVLRRIAQASNAIRRKHRILKTGKESLQETMKDVFKPVVTPLQELVNVSRDTEPVKQEVKEEIKTETTDEPKNEMESEAEDSFAIAEEEDQTITESSAGLEDEYLRTLEDKNRQNELDTSYGVRNLSTAGLMVDDSPISFERNSIRIGSTVYPKTQGLLELLFKKMPNSVHVTPNDKKNYKNILLATNAHRKYYSATEPIRNTPSAKFKHLIAELLNINTSSPSSSKRTGKGVLLPQAWVTRQGVKTDYIFWDDANELVERLRLLTASQAAGNTSHNNEIMSILEELREAGIIY; the protein is encoded by the coding sequence ATGCAGGAAATtcggaaggaaaaagaagtctTGCGCCGTATTGCTCAAGCGAGTAATGCAATTCGACGGAAGCATAGAATCCTCAAGACGGGAAAAGAGTCGCTGCAGGAAACAATGAAGGATGTCTTCAAACCTGTGGTAACCCCGCTGCAGGAATTAGTCAACGTCTCTCGAGACACGGAACCTGTAAAGCAGGAGGTgaaggaagaaatcaaaactgaaacgaCGGATGAACCGAAGAACGAAATGGAATCTGAAGCTGAAGATTCTTTTGCAATTGCAGAGGAAGAGGATCAAACAATCACAGAGTCATCTGCAGGATTGGAAGATGAATATCTTAGAACGCTCGAGGATAAAAACAGACAGAACGAGCTGGATACTTCATACGGGGTACGGAACCTTTCTACCGCCGGGCTGATGGTTGATGACTCACCGATAAGCTTCGAGCGCAATTCTATTCGCATAGGGAGTACAGTCTACCCGAAAACTCAAGGTCTGCTGGAGTTGTTGTTCAAGAAGATGCCGAACAGCGTTCACGTTACCCCCAACGACAAGAAGAATTACAAGAACATCCTTCTCGCAACAAATGCTCACAGAAAGTATTACAGCGCCACCGAGCCTATCCGAAACACCCCTAGCGCCAAATTCAAGCACCTAATTGCAGAGCTGCTCAACATCAATACATCATCACCATCGTCATCGAAGCGTACGGGCAAAGGTGTTTTGCTACCTCAGGCTTGGGTTACACGACAGGGTGTTAAAacagattatattttctgGGACGACGCAAACGAGTTGGTGGAACGTCTTCGTTTGCTTACGGCATCTCAAGCGGCTGGAAATACAAGTCACAACAACGAAATTATGTCGATTCTTGAAGAATTGCGGGAAGCTGGAATCATTTATTAA